One Paenibacillus sp. FSL H7-0737 DNA segment encodes these proteins:
- a CDS encoding pyridoxamine 5'-phosphate oxidase family protein, whose protein sequence is MSEAVAQLNETLLSMLQSETFVLLNTVDAESGGPTSTAISWIYAVSPSTVRLAVDHRSRLVNNMKVNPLVTVTVFGEGTVYAINGNAVVKQDPLQDVPFKMCCFDVEIMAVRNALFYGAQLESAPRYAKVYDGRAAEKLDGQVFAAMKKA, encoded by the coding sequence ATGTCCGAAGCCGTTGCTCAGCTGAACGAAACCTTGTTATCGATGCTGCAATCGGAAACTTTTGTTCTTCTCAACACAGTTGATGCGGAATCAGGAGGTCCAACGTCCACGGCCATTTCGTGGATTTATGCAGTTAGTCCTAGTACTGTGCGTCTGGCTGTAGATCATCGTTCCAGACTCGTGAACAACATGAAGGTCAACCCGTTAGTAACCGTCACTGTGTTCGGTGAGGGCACTGTCTATGCTATTAACGGCAATGCCGTTGTAAAGCAGGATCCACTTCAGGATGTACCTTTCAAGATGTGCTGCTTTGATGTTGAAATTATGGCGGTGCGTAACGCGCTTTTTTATGGAGCGCAGCTTGAATCCGCCCCAAGATATGCAAAGGTTTATGATGGACGTGCCGCTGAGAAGCTGGACGGACAAGTATTTGCTGCCATGAAAAAAGCCTAG